A window from Lactiplantibacillus pentosus encodes these proteins:
- a CDS encoding ATP-grasp domain-containing protein has translation MEIVILANLSIATLRLDEWLTADDNHYDVVTTSKKRAEYAAANFAANVTLTYVDDWYAEAALVGQIRRINDHNRIQKIISFRERDVLIAARLRKLFKVPGQRIENAILYRDKVKMKSYLREHGIPVTDFQAIDDLLDALCFIEAHENKYPFVIKPVSGGGSADTSVVHNVAEVMAAVAHHSGESQMIESFVDGKMYHIDVLRVDHQVRYISTGRYLTDCLAFQHGVSTASAFLPYRTSESSRILAFANATLDVMPVEKDAIFHIEVFENSAGQLVLCEIACRAGGGRIVPLIEHNSHINLYKELLVHQIERDELSDLREGQMHNDKYVGFVLTAPRQGTVVAAPKQVPFEYVDDYEIYTQAGTVYGVPNSSVFATAFFDVHGSSVDEVSEKLAAVDNWMQHNLAYQ, from the coding sequence ATGGAAATTGTTATTTTGGCGAACCTGTCGATAGCGACCTTAAGACTTGATGAATGGTTAACGGCAGATGATAATCACTATGACGTGGTGACGACCAGTAAGAAACGGGCGGAATATGCGGCCGCCAATTTTGCCGCCAACGTAACCCTGACTTATGTAGATGATTGGTATGCGGAAGCAGCGCTAGTCGGACAGATCCGACGCATTAACGACCATAATCGAATTCAGAAGATTATTTCGTTTAGAGAAAGAGATGTGCTAATTGCGGCTAGGTTGAGAAAGTTATTCAAGGTGCCTGGTCAGCGCATTGAAAACGCGATTTTGTATCGTGATAAAGTCAAAATGAAAAGCTACCTGCGTGAACATGGCATTCCAGTGACTGATTTTCAGGCGATTGACGATTTACTGGATGCGCTCTGTTTTATTGAGGCACATGAAAACAAGTATCCGTTTGTCATTAAACCCGTTTCAGGCGGCGGCTCTGCGGATACGAGCGTCGTTCACAATGTCGCTGAAGTGATGGCAGCGGTGGCCCATCATTCTGGAGAGTCGCAAATGATTGAATCCTTTGTTGACGGGAAGATGTACCATATTGATGTCTTGCGAGTTGATCATCAAGTCCGATACATTTCGACGGGAAGATACCTGACCGACTGCTTGGCCTTTCAGCACGGGGTGTCCACAGCGTCTGCTTTTTTACCGTATCGCACGAGCGAATCAAGTCGAATACTAGCATTCGCCAATGCAACGCTGGACGTGATGCCGGTTGAAAAAGACGCAATCTTCCATATTGAAGTGTTTGAAAATTCAGCGGGGCAACTCGTTCTCTGTGAAATTGCCTGTCGGGCTGGGGGCGGCAGAATTGTGCCGTTGATTGAGCATAATAGTCATATTAATCTCTACAAAGAACTGTTGGTACATCAAATCGAACGCGATGAGTTAAGTGATTTGCGTGAAGGCCAGATGCATAATGATAAATATGTGGGCTTTGTGCTGACGGCGCCACGCCAAGGAACAGTAGTGGCGGCGCCCAAGCAAGTTCCGTTTGAGTATGTCGATGACTACGAGATTTACACTCAAGCGGGTACGGTGTATGGTGTTCCGAATTCCTCGGTCTTTGCAACCGCATTTTTTGATGTGCACGGCAGCAGTGTCGATGAAGTGAGCGAGAAACTGGCAGCGGTCGATAATTGGATGCAGCATAATTTGGCGTATCAGTAG
- the helD gene encoding RNA polymerase recycling motor HelD: protein MATSDQEQQHEQQRVDRVIEQVKERAKQTDHLLEKAHHETDVIQKNYGDNNSVNTFEVDDRIETNAELQQQKQMVERAVESEAILKRQVGVLKDLSNSPYFGRIDIQDSPDEDAERLYIGTASFVDAEQNFLVYDWRAPISSVYYNGTLGQVQYQTPAGQQTTELVKKRQFQINHGEIKNMFDTNETVGDEILQAVLGEQNDAYMQNIVATIQKEQNDIIRDTTSDLLVVQGVAGSGKTSAILQRIAFLLYHSRASLEADQMVLFSPNRLFSHYISEVLPSLGERNMRQVTLAEFLSARFQGLTVESLFERYESDRQNTQLTPAIRDFQESADFMRQVDDYCHQLPADQLRFTNIVFNGEVFFAKEVITKIAAALPKAMQPADRFLAIKNTLIKRLKHRIDDEAQADWVNEIIDQLSDEAYHDLLGNKRRGDFQSLDDEVFYIGKQIVTKRLRQVYDAIYNGYFLDTYEQYNDFLAQVDRPNDIPAAQWEQRIKAYQAAVEYHRIALVDCAPLLLLRDVLTGSGQNRRMQYIFVDEMQDYSLAQLLYIKHAFPLAKFTLLGDSEQALFKGIELPQQLLERLKAAFNVRRANLITLNKSYRSTEQITNFAKALLPDGDQIQAFTRKGDLPKVMIRYGEDAALSSLRSEVDHQLQTTHTVAVLTKDLAESKQVYQYLKHHTVTTLMTDSDRTMPQGVIVMPIYLAKGLEFDAVVAYDVSAANYPDANSIGILYTIASRAMHHLTLLSIGDVSPLIAQLDPTLFTIEHQVRV, encoded by the coding sequence GTGGCAACATCAGATCAAGAACAACAACACGAGCAACAGCGGGTTGATCGAGTTATCGAGCAAGTTAAGGAACGGGCAAAACAGACCGACCACTTGTTGGAAAAGGCCCATCACGAAACTGATGTCATTCAGAAAAACTATGGTGATAATAATTCCGTCAACACGTTTGAAGTCGATGACCGTATCGAAACGAACGCGGAACTGCAACAGCAAAAGCAAATGGTCGAACGAGCAGTCGAATCTGAAGCTATCTTGAAGCGGCAAGTCGGCGTGCTCAAAGACCTCAGTAATTCACCCTACTTCGGTCGGATTGATATTCAAGACAGCCCCGATGAGGACGCGGAACGCTTATATATCGGGACCGCCTCGTTTGTTGATGCTGAACAGAACTTCCTGGTCTACGACTGGCGTGCCCCGATTTCATCCGTCTACTACAACGGGACGCTCGGGCAGGTTCAGTATCAGACACCAGCCGGACAACAAACGACCGAATTGGTCAAAAAGCGCCAATTTCAAATCAATCACGGCGAAATCAAAAACATGTTCGATACCAACGAGACTGTCGGCGATGAAATCTTGCAGGCGGTCTTGGGTGAACAAAATGATGCGTATATGCAAAACATCGTCGCAACCATCCAGAAAGAACAAAATGATATTATTCGCGACACGACCAGCGACTTACTAGTGGTCCAAGGTGTCGCGGGCTCAGGGAAGACCTCGGCAATTCTGCAGCGCATCGCTTTTCTACTCTACCATTCCCGGGCGTCACTGGAAGCTGACCAGATGGTGCTTTTCTCACCGAACCGCTTATTCAGTCACTATATCTCTGAAGTGTTGCCTAGTCTCGGGGAGCGCAACATGCGGCAAGTGACCCTCGCAGAATTTCTCAGCGCCCGTTTTCAAGGCCTGACTGTCGAGAGCCTCTTCGAACGCTACGAAAGTGACCGGCAAAATACGCAATTGACGCCGGCCATTCGGGACTTCCAGGAAAGTGCCGACTTCATGCGCCAAGTCGATGACTACTGTCACCAGTTACCAGCCGACCAATTGCGCTTCACGAACATCGTCTTCAACGGCGAGGTGTTCTTCGCCAAAGAAGTGATTACCAAAATCGCGGCAGCTCTTCCTAAAGCGATGCAACCGGCTGACCGCTTCCTCGCCATCAAGAATACGCTGATCAAACGGTTAAAACACCGCATCGATGACGAGGCTCAAGCCGACTGGGTCAACGAGATTATCGACCAATTAAGCGACGAAGCCTATCACGACTTGCTGGGCAACAAGCGCCGCGGGGATTTCCAATCGCTCGACGATGAAGTCTTTTATATTGGTAAACAAATCGTGACCAAGCGGCTCCGGCAAGTATACGACGCCATCTATAACGGCTATTTCTTAGACACTTATGAACAATATAATGATTTCTTAGCCCAAGTCGACCGGCCTAATGACATTCCCGCCGCACAGTGGGAGCAACGCATCAAGGCTTACCAAGCTGCCGTGGAATACCACCGCATTGCACTGGTCGACTGTGCGCCGCTGTTATTACTGCGCGACGTTTTAACCGGTAGTGGTCAGAATCGGCGGATGCAGTACATCTTCGTCGATGAAATGCAAGATTATTCATTGGCTCAGTTGCTCTACATCAAGCACGCCTTTCCACTGGCTAAGTTCACCCTGTTAGGTGACAGTGAACAAGCCCTATTCAAAGGTATCGAGTTGCCGCAACAATTGCTAGAACGACTCAAGGCGGCATTTAACGTGCGCCGAGCAAACTTGATTACCTTGAATAAAAGCTACCGTTCGACTGAACAGATTACGAACTTTGCCAAAGCGCTATTGCCCGACGGTGACCAGATCCAGGCGTTTACGCGTAAGGGCGACTTGCCAAAAGTCATGATTCGCTATGGTGAAGACGCAGCGCTTAGCAGTCTGCGTAGCGAAGTTGACCATCAACTTCAAACGACGCATACAGTCGCTGTCCTCACTAAGGACCTCGCGGAAAGTAAGCAAGTCTACCAATATCTGAAGCATCATACGGTGACGACGCTAATGACCGATAGCGACCGCACTATGCCGCAGGGGGTCATCGTCATGCCAATCTACCTCGCGAAGGGGCTAGAATTTGACGCGGTCGTTGCTTACGATGTCTCCGCGGCTAATTACCCGGATGCTAATTCAATCGGGATTCTCTACACGATTGCGTCCCGCGCAATGCATCATTTGACGCTACTCAGCATCGGGGACGTCTCACCGCTGATTGCACAGTTGGACCCGACGCTATTTACCATTGAACATCAAGTACGCGTGTAA
- a CDS encoding MFS transporter, whose protein sequence is MERERVELQLATSKFSSLVGTSIFNVFINVWVIDTFGSARVLSHVLSIAGVSSLLFSFLGATISKKLYFIKAIRYADGLSAIFCLIADVLLLTTNYRLPILLALVFTLNMNVAMTGPSLKRLIGIAVSKDRIIGFNAVISTGTETIKVVMPMLTTFLYTNHWLSLIGTITLNGISFFISFLFIRGIWCESESLSDGNGVTYKSAFVYMLKAPLLAYLIIAGFFSNIFLSGYTLIIPTIAINNFHDHSLYGLIVSIESAAAILGLLSIRYIHIDEQISRERWGLIVGGLSVGVTGIFLTKEAFMLTSFILGFFYARYNVGLQSYIQINVRNELIGYFFSMIFICASIAVPIGSTLFGLIIDQHAIEALAIISAGITVINAIWFVLISRR, encoded by the coding sequence GTGGAAAGAGAACGCGTAGAGCTACAACTAGCAACTTCAAAATTTTCGTCGCTGGTCGGTACCAGTATTTTCAACGTATTTATTAATGTGTGGGTGATTGACACATTTGGATCGGCACGGGTGTTGTCGCACGTCTTAAGTATTGCCGGTGTTTCATCGCTGCTATTTTCGTTTCTAGGGGCCACGATTTCCAAAAAGCTTTATTTCATTAAGGCCATCAGGTACGCGGATGGGCTGTCGGCAATCTTTTGTTTAATTGCCGATGTGTTGCTGCTGACCACTAATTATCGACTGCCGATATTGTTGGCATTAGTCTTTACCTTGAATATGAACGTCGCGATGACTGGGCCGTCACTGAAAAGATTGATTGGTATCGCCGTATCGAAGGATAGAATCATCGGGTTTAATGCTGTGATAAGTACGGGGACAGAAACAATCAAGGTGGTTATGCCGATGCTAACCACGTTCCTTTACACCAATCATTGGCTGTCGCTAATTGGGACGATTACCTTGAATGGTATCTCGTTTTTTATTTCATTTTTATTTATCCGTGGCATCTGGTGTGAGTCTGAATCATTATCAGATGGGAACGGGGTGACCTATAAATCGGCTTTCGTCTATATGCTTAAAGCGCCCTTACTAGCCTACTTGATCATCGCTGGTTTTTTCTCGAACATCTTTTTGTCGGGATACACGCTAATTATTCCAACGATCGCGATTAATAATTTTCATGATCATTCTTTATATGGCTTAATCGTGAGCATTGAATCCGCTGCGGCAATTTTAGGGTTGCTTTCGATTCGATATATCCATATTGATGAGCAAATATCGCGAGAGCGTTGGGGGCTAATCGTTGGTGGGCTCAGCGTGGGTGTCACTGGCATCTTTCTAACAAAAGAGGCGTTCATGCTGACTTCGTTCATACTTGGATTCTTCTATGCCAGGTATAATGTCGGCTTGCAAAGCTATATCCAAATTAATGTGAGAAATGAACTCATCGGTTATTTCTTTTCAATGATTTTTATCTGTGCGAGTATCGCAGTTCCAATCGGGAGCACGCTTTTCGGGTTGATTATCGACCAACATGCCATCGAAGCGCTGGCAATCATTAGTGCTGGCATTACCGTCATTAATGCGATTTGGTTCGTGTTGATCAGTAGACGATGA
- a CDS encoding carbon-nitrogen family hydrolase: protein MRVALAQLDIQFGDPDANYQQVEVAIQRAAEQTVDVIVLPEMWNTGYALTRLNVVADDDGQRTRQLLSKLARRFRVNIVGGSVAVARDGHYYNEMLVIDRHGQLVSQYDKVHRFGLMAEDRYITAGATENVFELDDVAAMGVICYDIRFPEWLRKQAAQGPRVIFVSAEWPTQRQMQWRLLLQARAIENQAFVVAVNRVGSDPDNQFGGQSLVIDPLGDLLAIGGAHPQLITATLDLAQVERVRGQIPVFEDRRPELY from the coding sequence ATGCGTGTCGCACTAGCACAACTTGATATTCAATTCGGCGATCCAGATGCGAATTACCAGCAGGTCGAAGTCGCGATTCAACGGGCAGCGGAACAAACGGTAGATGTGATCGTGCTACCAGAAATGTGGAATACGGGGTATGCGTTAACGCGGCTAAACGTTGTGGCGGATGACGATGGTCAGCGGACGCGACAATTACTCAGTAAGTTGGCCCGCCGATTTCGCGTCAACATTGTCGGCGGCTCGGTCGCAGTCGCACGCGACGGTCATTATTATAATGAAATGTTGGTCATCGATCGGCACGGCCAACTCGTGAGTCAGTATGACAAGGTCCACCGGTTTGGCTTGATGGCGGAAGACCGCTATATTACCGCTGGCGCGACCGAAAATGTTTTTGAACTGGACGATGTCGCGGCGATGGGTGTCATCTGTTACGATATCCGGTTCCCAGAATGGTTACGCAAGCAAGCAGCGCAAGGCCCCCGGGTGATTTTTGTGAGTGCCGAGTGGCCAACGCAACGCCAGATGCAGTGGCGGCTATTGCTCCAAGCGCGGGCGATTGAGAACCAAGCGTTTGTCGTTGCCGTCAATCGGGTCGGCAGTGATCCAGACAATCAGTTTGGCGGGCAATCATTAGTGATCGATCCACTAGGGGATTTGTTAGCGATTGGTGGCGCCCATCCGCAGTTGATTACGGCGACCTTGGACTTGGCCCAAGTCGAACGCGTTCGCGGCCAGATTCCCGTCTTCGAAGACCGCCGACCGGAACTTTACTAA
- a CDS encoding CPBP family intramembrane glutamic endopeptidase yields MLIKTGRWIKKAFIGILLFMLVQVPVLADGYWPWWGETQSDVQVWQHWGALIGLTVVVGIVLLIIYKKVNFEDMSVKKITGSMAVKAMVVAIILVLLEMVIAVVFSKQPESENYEIVQLIRSPLGILTLVSSNIVSPVLEELLFRGVIQSVLRESLPGVLAIILTNILFALGHGYQLGSTLGIFVVGCGCSWLLIKTKNLSVPILSHMTINWLVTLINLVAI; encoded by the coding sequence ATGTTAATCAAGACGGGAAGATGGATTAAGAAGGCCTTCATCGGGATATTGCTCTTTATGTTAGTTCAAGTCCCTGTTTTGGCAGATGGCTATTGGCCTTGGTGGGGAGAGACTCAGAGCGACGTTCAGGTGTGGCAACATTGGGGTGCCCTGATAGGCTTAACCGTAGTTGTGGGAATTGTGCTCCTCATAATTTATAAAAAAGTCAATTTTGAGGATATGAGCGTTAAAAAAATAACAGGATCGATGGCTGTAAAAGCGATGGTGGTTGCAATCATCCTCGTATTGCTTGAAATGGTCATTGCCGTGGTCTTTTCGAAACAACCTGAGTCAGAAAACTATGAAATTGTTCAGTTGATCCGTAGCCCACTGGGAATCCTAACGCTAGTCTCTAGCAATATCGTGAGTCCAGTACTTGAAGAACTGTTATTTCGAGGTGTGATTCAAAGTGTTTTGCGTGAATCATTACCTGGCGTTCTGGCTATCATACTGACGAATATATTATTTGCTTTGGGGCATGGCTATCAGCTGGGAAGTACATTGGGGATTTTTGTCGTCGGCTGCGGTTGCTCGTGGTTATTGATCAAAACTAAAAATTTGAGCGTGCCCATACTGAGTCATATGACGATTAATTGGCTGGTCACACTTATCAATCTGGTGGCGATATAG
- a CDS encoding HigA family addiction module antitoxin, with amino-acid sequence MTEMPTPKISEILEEEFMAPLQISAYFLAKQIGVPTSRIQDLLHDRRQITADTSLRLGRFFGVSDQYFLAIQNDIEIRKLKQRHSAAYAQIKPYQVS; translated from the coding sequence ATGACTGAGATGCCAACACCTAAGATTAGTGAAATCCTCGAAGAAGAATTTATGGCGCCGTTGCAGATTTCTGCGTATTTTTTGGCCAAGCAGATTGGAGTGCCTACTTCACGAATCCAAGATTTGTTACATGACCGTCGACAAATTACTGCAGATACCTCATTGCGATTAGGCCGGTTCTTCGGGGTATCAGACCAGTATTTTCTAGCGATTCAAAATGACATTGAAATACGTAAGCTAAAGCAACGCCATAGTGCAGCCTATGCGCAAATCAAACCATATCAAGTTAGTTAA
- a CDS encoding type II toxin-antitoxin system RelE/ParE family toxin — translation MIKTFANKVTQKVFQQEFAKTLPPTVQRVALRKLLMIDHAETINDLRMPPANHLEKLSQDRLGQYSIRINNQYRICFTIQNGNEFYDVEIVDYHRG, via the coding sequence TTGATTAAAACTTTCGCGAATAAAGTGACTCAAAAGGTTTTTCAACAAGAATTTGCTAAAACGTTACCACCAACCGTGCAACGCGTGGCACTACGTAAGTTGCTAATGATTGACCATGCTGAAACGATTAATGATTTGAGAATGCCACCCGCAAATCATTTAGAGAAGCTATCACAAGATCGGCTGGGACAGTACAGTATTCGAATTAATAACCAATATCGAATTTGCTTTACGATTCAGAATGGCAATGAGTTTTATGATGTTGAGATTGTAGATTACCATCGTGGATAG
- a CDS encoding ATP-grasp domain-containing protein, producing MRKQVLVIQGADYTHRSLAPYVDVSIICTKAHAETLAAKQYRHVFIVDDLADFDEIEKLNLGDFSFDFVYSFSESYQQLAAKIADTYAIAGFTEDDIRFLNDKHHVRNRLDEVGLSHCKSRSVHSKQQILNLISAFNYPFILKPDHGIGGHGVRKINSLQDLQDLDIEDLSDYVMETFIDGTEYSVETFSNLGQHHVLNVTEKIKDSNMNEVGHIIPARLTADETQRIAAYMTQINDALGIKSGVGHTEIIVTKDGHIELVETHIRMGGGMMGVLMNNVYHCDVVACWGDMIADNKSVSHLPDWNGSYSSIMSVFPTKRGVITRLDVPNDDSFKTIIRKQVGDTVDDIDNQNRILQMMGTDTDPDRLKMNLLHRLKQVIVEIG from the coding sequence ATGAGAAAACAAGTTTTAGTTATCCAAGGCGCCGACTACACGCATCGGTCACTAGCGCCGTACGTTGACGTCAGTATTATCTGTACGAAGGCACATGCTGAGACCTTAGCTGCTAAGCAATACCGGCATGTTTTTATTGTGGATGATCTAGCTGATTTCGATGAGATTGAAAAGTTGAACCTCGGCGATTTTAGCTTTGACTTTGTCTATTCGTTCTCGGAAAGTTATCAGCAGTTGGCCGCCAAGATTGCCGATACCTATGCCATTGCGGGCTTTACGGAGGATGATATTCGTTTCTTGAATGACAAGCATCATGTTCGTAATCGGCTAGATGAAGTCGGGTTAAGTCACTGTAAAAGCCGATCAGTTCATTCTAAACAACAGATTCTGAATTTGATCAGCGCCTTTAATTATCCGTTTATTCTCAAGCCTGATCATGGTATTGGCGGCCATGGCGTGCGAAAGATTAACTCATTACAGGATTTGCAGGATCTAGATATAGAAGATTTATCAGATTATGTCATGGAGACGTTTATTGATGGCACAGAATACAGTGTTGAAACTTTTTCAAACTTAGGCCAACATCACGTCTTGAACGTGACGGAAAAGATCAAAGATTCAAATATGAATGAAGTCGGGCACATTATTCCCGCGCGCTTAACGGCTGATGAGACGCAACGAATTGCCGCGTACATGACGCAAATAAATGATGCGTTAGGAATCAAGTCAGGGGTTGGGCATACTGAAATTATTGTGACTAAAGACGGCCATATTGAACTAGTCGAAACACACATCAGAATGGGTGGTGGCATGATGGGCGTCTTGATGAACAACGTCTATCACTGTGACGTTGTCGCTTGTTGGGGAGATATGATTGCCGATAACAAATCCGTGAGTCACCTTCCTGATTGGAATGGCAGCTACAGTTCAATTATGTCAGTTTTCCCGACCAAACGTGGCGTGATTACGCGGCTGGACGTTCCGAATGATGACTCTTTTAAGACGATAATTCGAAAGCAGGTCGGTGATACTGTGGACGACATTGATAATCAGAATCGAATTCTTCAAATGATGGGCACAGATACCGACCCAGATCGGCTAAAAATGAATTTATTGCATCGGCTCAAGCAAGTCATTGTGGAAATCGGGTGA
- a CDS encoding CPBP family glutamic-type intramembrane protease has translation MVLFQLSAFKEDENSAMPFIKVAITVACYLITLFLMPPLTAVFGMHAGPVQVIVTESLMLLAVLILNRLYIKQHIRLLPTNTMSELRKNGVPLELTIIVLLIFFRNHLNQFLISLLLSLIVAITEEYTFRGIIFTTLLSRCLKQFTTMRATIAAMIAAMIAAALIFAAMHLTNLLSQPVWSVFCQVLYVIGLGLLLAAIYLTTGNLLGAIGVHWLIDFSSFYSQGVNSAPSVINGPVEALLKGLFLDALFIGIATFILISKRWKLLHILDNENKIG, from the coding sequence ATGGTTTTGTTTCAACTATCAGCATTTAAGGAGGATGAAAATTCAGCTATGCCATTCATCAAAGTCGCAATCACAGTCGCTTGCTATCTAATCACGCTTTTCTTAATGCCTCCTTTGACGGCTGTCTTTGGCATGCATGCTGGTCCAGTCCAGGTGATCGTTACGGAGTCGCTGATGTTACTCGCAGTACTCATCCTGAATCGGTTGTATATCAAACAGCACATTCGCTTATTGCCCACCAACACCATGTCAGAATTAAGAAAAAACGGGGTGCCTTTAGAGCTAACGATAATCGTTCTGCTTATTTTCTTTCGGAATCATCTGAATCAATTTTTAATTTCATTACTGCTTTCATTGATTGTCGCGATAACTGAAGAATACACGTTTCGCGGCATAATATTTACGACGCTTCTATCGCGATGCCTTAAACAGTTCACCACCATGCGCGCCACCATCGCTGCAATGATTGCTGCAATGATTGCTGCGGCTCTTATCTTTGCCGCAATGCACTTGACCAATCTGTTATCCCAACCCGTGTGGTCCGTATTCTGCCAGGTGCTCTACGTGATTGGGCTAGGTCTGTTACTTGCCGCAATCTATTTAACAACTGGCAATTTGCTGGGGGCGATTGGTGTCCATTGGTTGATTGATTTCTCTAGTTTCTATTCTCAAGGCGTTAATTCAGCCCCAAGCGTCATCAACGGGCCCGTAGAAGCACTGCTAAAGGGCCTCTTTTTAGATGCGCTATTTATTGGCATTGCCACGTTTATCTTAATCTCTAAACGATGGAAACTATTGCACATCTTGGATAACGAAAATAAAATTGGTTGA
- the trpS gene encoding tryptophan--tRNA ligase, producing the protein MTKKVILTGDRPTGKLHIGHYVGSLRNRVALQNSGDYESYIMIADNQALTDNAHDPEKIRKSLLQVAMDYLAVGIDPDKSTILVQSQIPALTDMMNQYLNLVTVARLNRNPTVKTEIKQKAFGESVPAGFFVYPVSQAADITAFKATTVPVGDDQEPMLEQTREIVRSFNKTYQTDTLVEPEGYFPPKGLGRIPGLDGNAKMSKSLGNAIYLSDDADTLKQKVMSMYTDPDHIHIEDPGKVEGNVVFTYLDIFDEDKAKVADLKAQYQHGGLGDVKIKRYLMDVLDGVLRPIRERRAIYEADPAQVLQILKDGTAKANVVADQTWREMQAAIGINYFD; encoded by the coding sequence ATGACAAAAAAAGTAATTTTAACGGGGGACCGGCCAACCGGTAAGCTGCATATTGGACACTATGTCGGCTCATTGCGTAACCGGGTCGCCTTACAGAACTCTGGCGACTACGAATCATACATTATGATTGCGGATAACCAGGCATTAACGGATAACGCGCATGACCCTGAAAAGATTCGCAAGAGTTTGTTACAAGTCGCGATGGATTATCTGGCAGTCGGTATTGATCCAGACAAGTCAACGATTCTGGTCCAATCTCAAATCCCAGCGTTGACGGATATGATGAACCAATACCTAAACTTGGTCACCGTTGCGCGGTTGAACCGTAATCCAACCGTTAAGACGGAAATCAAGCAGAAGGCGTTTGGCGAAAGTGTTCCAGCTGGCTTCTTCGTCTACCCAGTCAGCCAAGCCGCTGATATTACGGCGTTCAAGGCGACGACGGTTCCCGTTGGCGATGACCAAGAACCGATGTTGGAACAAACTCGTGAAATCGTCCGGAGTTTCAACAAAACTTATCAAACGGATACGCTGGTCGAACCTGAAGGCTACTTCCCACCAAAGGGCTTGGGCCGTATCCCAGGACTCGACGGTAATGCCAAGATGAGTAAATCACTCGGCAACGCCATCTACCTCTCTGACGACGCGGATACGTTGAAGCAGAAAGTAATGTCGATGTACACCGACCCAGACCACATCCATATTGAAGATCCCGGTAAGGTCGAAGGCAACGTCGTCTTCACTTACCTCGATATTTTCGATGAAGACAAGGCGAAGGTCGCTGACTTGAAGGCCCAATACCAACACGGTGGCCTTGGGGATGTTAAAATCAAACGTTACTTGATGGACGTGCTTGATGGCGTACTCCGGCCAATTCGGGAACGCCGCGCCATTTATGAAGCTGACCCAGCGCAAGTCTTACAGATTTTGAAAGATGGCACTGCCAAAGCCAACGTGGTCGCAGACCAAACGTGGCGTGAAATGCAAGCTGCCATTGGCATTAACTATTTCGATTAA